A window from Cardinium endosymbiont of Culicoides punctatus encodes these proteins:
- a CDS encoding ABC transporter permease — MFFFHSLREACQSLYTHKSRTLSMGFGVSWGIFILVLLLGIGNGFHNGISEIFKIYAEKTMVLWVNWHVEGAKPIPKTLASDLPEKLNFIEQSSLVDMHSSKVRYEDHIISRVSIIGFDDCYASLTDLPIQEGRFFTAHDHEAATNLCVLGLKIKKQLFGEASAIGKYIFLDTTCLQVVGVLDESNFNMYNVSRSVLVTNCFLKRLLPHINCYYVDYLHLALSPEVDDNLAEAQLRDYFSRQLNINSKNERAFCIFNLSKHAAKWHKFFKDISIFTWIVGICFLITGIVGIANMMLVTIHERKQEMAIRRVLGGRSREIVAMILWEVAIVTFIAGIIGFTAGFSLIQLLNKWVIPLPQLKGIYLSQLTYPPEYIFYGLVLIFISSGFSSIIPAIRAIKIKPIEALSNE, encoded by the coding sequence ATGTTTTTTTTTCACTCTTTAAGAGAAGCCTGTCAAAGTTTATATACACATAAGTCCCGAACACTTTCTATGGGATTTGGCGTATCATGGGGCATTTTTATATTGGTACTTCTTTTAGGTATTGGCAATGGTTTTCATAATGGTATTTCTGAAATATTTAAAATATATGCAGAAAAAACGATGGTCCTATGGGTAAATTGGCATGTTGAAGGAGCAAAACCTATTCCTAAAACATTGGCTTCAGATTTACCAGAGAAACTTAATTTTATAGAGCAGTCGTCTTTGGTAGATATGCATAGCTCCAAAGTACGATATGAAGATCACATCATATCACGTGTTTCGATTATAGGATTTGACGATTGTTATGCCTCCTTAACGGATTTGCCTATACAAGAAGGGAGATTTTTTACTGCACATGACCACGAAGCTGCAACCAATCTTTGTGTATTAGGTCTAAAAATAAAAAAACAGTTATTTGGCGAAGCATCTGCTATTGGAAAGTATATTTTTCTAGACACCACTTGTTTGCAAGTAGTGGGGGTACTCGATGAATCCAATTTTAATATGTATAACGTATCCAGGTCTGTATTGGTTACAAATTGTTTCTTAAAACGGTTATTACCCCATATAAATTGTTATTATGTAGATTATCTTCACCTTGCCTTAAGTCCAGAGGTAGATGATAATCTTGCAGAAGCACAGTTGCGTGACTATTTCTCTCGCCAATTAAATATAAATAGTAAAAATGAAAGGGCATTCTGTATATTCAACCTTTCCAAACATGCTGCTAAGTGGCATAAGTTTTTCAAAGATATATCCATTTTTACATGGATAGTGGGCATTTGCTTTCTAATAACAGGTATAGTAGGCATTGCCAATATGATGTTGGTAACTATCCATGAAAGAAAGCAAGAAATGGCCATTCGAAGGGTCTTGGGTGGACGTTCTAGAGAGATTGTAGCTATGATTTTATGGGAAGTGGCTATAGTAACTTTTATTGCAGGTATCATAGGTTTTACAGCTGGTTTTTCCTTGATTCAGTTGCTTAACAAATGGGTTATTCCGCTGCCGCAGCTTAAAGGAATCTATTTATCTCAGCTAACCTATCCTCCTGAATATATTTTCTATGGATTGGTGCTCATTTTTATATCCAGTGGTTTTTCTAGTATTATTCCTGCTATAAGAGCTATTAAAATAAAACCTATAGAAGCGCTGAGTAATGAGTGA
- a CDS encoding ABC transporter permease gives MFGQQFIEVFQSLRTHKMRAIFTGFGVMWAMVILILLQGGSSVFYNNMLQKFRSDSTPFMEIWTGHSSKGKIVLTEDLADKLAYNVNAFEQSMPIYYYNSTIVYEQKKYKNHILGVRMGYKDLKNLEFTEGGFFTKRDLEQQLPVCILGPHIKANIFGKDAATGSLISIGGVFVRVIGVLDTTTDREDNNGVIILDSFFKTIFPQEADCIAYIISVLKPEQDVTNVEKKIRAYLSRQLNLEEQDQRVLYISKPSSSSEKIQVLFMVIDGFTWFIGLCFLVSGIVGVSNMMLVVVKERTQEMAIRKVVGAKSGHIITLILLESIVISLVSGILGMSIGIGVIKGINICLVAMLQQYGMAKLEFQFCNALIALVVLIFSGGLAGIVPTRRALQIKPVDAINNNE, from the coding sequence ATGTTTGGACAGCAATTTATAGAAGTTTTCCAGAGTCTTAGAACCCATAAAATGAGGGCTATTTTCACAGGCTTTGGAGTCATGTGGGCCATGGTTATCTTAATCCTTTTGCAAGGAGGTAGTAGTGTATTTTATAATAATATGTTACAAAAATTTCGCTCCGATAGCACTCCTTTCATGGAAATTTGGACTGGTCATAGTTCAAAGGGAAAAATAGTTTTAACCGAGGATCTAGCTGATAAGCTTGCTTATAATGTCAATGCTTTTGAGCAAAGCATGCCCATATATTACTATAATAGTACGATTGTTTATGAGCAAAAAAAATATAAAAATCATATTTTAGGCGTTCGTATGGGTTATAAAGATTTAAAAAACTTGGAATTTACAGAGGGGGGATTTTTTACCAAACGTGACCTAGAACAGCAGCTTCCTGTTTGTATACTAGGTCCACATATAAAAGCCAACATATTTGGTAAAGATGCTGCCACTGGCAGTTTGATATCGATTGGCGGTGTTTTTGTACGTGTTATTGGTGTATTAGACACTACAACTGATAGGGAGGATAACAATGGTGTGATCATCCTTGATAGCTTCTTTAAAACAATATTCCCTCAAGAAGCTGATTGCATTGCCTACATAATATCTGTCTTAAAACCTGAACAAGATGTCACAAACGTTGAAAAAAAGATCCGGGCCTATTTAAGTAGACAGCTTAATTTAGAGGAACAAGACCAGCGTGTATTGTACATCAGTAAACCATCTAGTAGTAGCGAAAAAATACAAGTCCTTTTTATGGTTATAGATGGCTTTACTTGGTTCATTGGCCTCTGTTTTTTAGTCAGTGGCATTGTGGGTGTGAGTAATATGATGTTGGTAGTCGTTAAAGAACGCACACAAGAAATGGCTATTCGCAAGGTAGTGGGTGCAAAATCAGGTCATATTATAACACTAATTTTACTAGAATCGATTGTTATTAGCCTTGTTTCTGGTATCTTAGGGATGAGTATTGGTATTGGAGTAATAAAGGGAATAAATATTTGTTTGGTTGCTATGCTTCAACAATATGGTATGGCTAAACTTGAATTTCAATTTTGTAATGCCCTTATTGCTTTGGTCGTTTTAATTTTTTCTGGAGGTTTGGCGGGCATTGTTCCTACAAGAAGGGCTTTGCAAATTAAACCAGTGGATGCTATAAATAATAATGAATAG
- a CDS encoding transposase-like zinc-binding domain-containing protein encodes MGKCTQCLTDSNVVKNGLNKYQKQNYLCKSCKKQFIDRSSFSAIVSTIQLLTLSKFF; translated from the coding sequence ATGGGAAAGTGCACTCAATGTCTAACTGATTCAAATGTAGTAAAAAATGGCCTTAATAAGTACCAAAAACAAAACTATTTATGCAAAAGTTGTAAGAAGCAATTTATAGATAGAAGCTCTTTTTCTGCGATAGTATCTACAATACAACTTCTGACTCTTTCCAAGTTTTTCTGA